The sequence below is a genomic window from Lycium ferocissimum isolate CSIRO_LF1 chromosome 9, AGI_CSIRO_Lferr_CH_V1, whole genome shotgun sequence.
AATGAGCTGAAAACTTGAAGCTTTTGTTAAGACTTATTACTCTTCCTTTTAATAACCAGGGTAACCAGGCCCCGAGTAATTTCACTTGATACTTGCTACACTCTGCTCACACAAATACCGGCTAACTCCATCCACCAAGGATATCGACTTAACACTCATAGCTTCCCATTTTTTACCTGAGTGTACTTACTTGCAGCTCTTTAAGCTATTAGTTGACAAGCTGCATTAGTACTTACATCAAATAGGTACCACCCTTTATCATATTGCTTCTTACTTAAATTAGATAAAAGTGCAGAAATCCAATTAAGTCTAAAGGTCCAGATGAGCATTTAAGGAATCAGGACACAATGTAATCACATAACAGTACAATTTAAATGACAGAAGAAACAGaacaattttcttcaagtaaaCCATGGGCAAGATAGTTTTATCATAAGAGAAGTTGATATCATGTACAGACATGGGGTGTTTAACATTGTCCATGATGCCAATCCCTTAGGGATCTGCTTTGCCAGCAATTTCGTCGTCGCTGGAggcatcttcttcttcactcaCCTCTTCATCACTAGATTTTTCTTCAGGTACGGCCCCAGCATCTTCACTCTTTGCGTACTTCTCGCAATACtctgaaaaaatattttaggcCATAAGTACTGAGGCAAACTTCATCTGGTCTAAAACGTTTGATAACATCATACACAAGGTTGAATACACAAAAAGCACATTATGGATAGTCAAAACTTTTTCTACCGGTCATACAACTGAAATTCTTCGACATGATAAAGCATAGGTATAAGGAAGTACCAAAATTTGTATCTAATGGACAAATAGAGAAGCAATCAGTAGACATAAAGGAAAAGATCATAGCCCTAACAAAATCCCATTTACATTTGGATTTAACTCCAAATTCTGCAGATACATTTGAATGAGAACCATGGccataaaaagttttatttgcTCAATTTTGTTTCCACAGGAAAGGGTATATTGACATAACATTATATGCCCCTCTTGCTCTAACATCTGAATCATAAACGCTAATAACAAAGGACAGCCTGGTGCACAAAGCACGTGTTAGCAGGGTCTGGGGAAGGGCCGCACCCcaaggggtgtgatgtagagaagcattagtggctgcttccacggctcgaacccaCGACCTATAGGTCACACAGATACAACTTTACTGTTGCTCCAAGGCTCCCTTCTATTCATAGACACTAATATATTCTAATTTTGTTTCCCCTTTCAAACTACATCTTGTCCTCTAACTTACTCCACACAAATGCAGCAATTGCCTTGGTTTCATTACCTTCAAAACGCTATAATAAGTACCTTTTTTAAGGCAATCATTTTAACACCAAATAGTGTAGCTTTGTTCCCTTCTACTGAGCTTCCAACAGCCGTTCACTCAATGCACTCAACTCAAGTTACCTTCAAATTCCATGTGTCACGCTTCCTTCATCAATCCTCACGCCATCTACACCTGTGTAAACTGTCTCAAACAAGCAGACACTCCTCTTCAATGTCATACACCAAAGCTAGATTGTGTTACTTGGAATAGATATATTAAAACATTCAGCTAATCCCGTGGACGATTTAGCAATTTCTTACATTGTAGCTGCTGCATCTTTCAAATCCAATTATACTTGAAATGCGATAATCATTTGGCTTTTGAATGCCTCTCTCAGCCTTCTTTTCTATTTGCTACCGACTTTTATCTATTGGATGTGGATGTTCTCCTGCCTCCAATCCCCCATTTCTGGACACTCAACTCCCAGTTCGGCATTAAAATTAAGaccaacaacaaaaagaaaaagggagtcTTTCCCCCTCTGGATTCATAACTTTGCTTGTGAGAAGGCATGTTATGACATTATGTTaagaataagaaaatattaGTCGGAGACCTGATAAGCCATAGCCAAAACGTCTAGGGATTCTCCACAAGGATTCAGTCAGCACTATAGTTTATTTGAAGTACTAGGAAATTGACAGTTGTCTTCACTCTTCTTAATCTAAAATCACTATTCTTATTCGTTCAACAAGTTTCTAATCAACCATCGTTTTTCCCTTTTCTAAGTGAGATATACCATTAATATCATTTCCTCAATGTTTGGCAGTGCACCCTCAGAAGTGCATTAGACTATTCAAATGCTCAAAACACCTACATGCTTCCTTGCACCCTTGCACACAGCGCTTAGGTGCTCGCATACAATACCTGCATCATCTTGACTCTCTCTGGACCACAAGTGTGCCTCCCATGGAATATGACCATGACACTGGTTGGAGGCTTGCATTAACATATGCTAAGCCAATTTCATGTACCAAGGCTTCAACCTAGACTAGCTAGCGTGCTCCTagcacacatacatacacataaacataatgcgcgcgcacacacacagaGTGTgattgtatattcatatttattcttAAGCACCGTGGAGAGGAAGAAGACTTCCATCATACAGATATCAGCGTCGGATCAACATGTAAACATGAAGATCTAGGGAACTCCTTTAGCTCAATAATGAAAGTTAGGGTCGATCGGAGCAGGCCTTACCTTTTAGATGAGTCAAGTAAGTCATTAAGCTATTGGATGGATCCTCCTAACTATAGTTACTTAAGGTCAAGTAGTAGATGGGTGAGGCCCATAGTTCTAATAGGTATTCACTTGAGCTTTCTGCAGCAAATCAAGCCTACAAGCCACTACAGTGAGGAGAGATCCTAGACTAGCTAACATGCTTGTAGCacacatacatagatatatacataatgcATACACAGTTACACGCAcgcacacacatacatatatatgtatgtatatgcatatattgcTTAAGCACTCATGTATAAACATATATTACAATGAGCTCTGAGGATCTCTTGCTCGTTCATCTTTCAATTGGGCTCAACTGTATGAATTCAATGGTCTACTATACTAAATCCAAGTCTTCAGTAAAAAGAGAACATACATGTCTCTAACTAAATTAGAAAGATTCATGACAAACACCGAATATTCTACACAAAATGTTCTGGAAAAGCTTCCGAACATATCAGACGAGGTCACTGAAGCACCCCATTACACCACATCCTAAGCAGCAAATAAAAGTTGGCAACAGGAAAGGCACCTAAAATATCGGTATGTCATATTCAGGGCATCATACGAGTCAAATCTACTGCAAGTGCTAGATTGATAATTCTAAAGTTTTTTTACCTTTCACCCTTTGATCATAAGTAGTACGATCACGCATCATGAGAGCTGCAGCCTCTCCATTCAGGGGATCTGATGGGTTAGGATATAGAAGAAGTTGGGGAAGAAACACTTCGAAAACATTTACAAGATctgcaaaaaatgaaaaagataaaCATAAGCTGTTGAACCCAGAAGCTTCACTCAAACAAGAAGTAAAAAGAAACTTAAAAGAATGAAGAACTATAGAATGCAAAACTACCAAACATGGGGCTCCAGGTCTGATTGATAACATCCAAGCAGACAGAACCTGACCTGGATATTCAAAGAACATTAAAATGTACATTTAGAATGAAGTGTCTTTCACAGGTGTCTCATTCTGCGTCAGAAAATATGAATTACTCCctttatttcaatttgtttgtctaacattcctttttagtctgtttcaaaaagaatgACTCTACCCTGATTTcgcaactctttaatttcaacatcccacatggcatgtttaagaccacaagattaaagagcattttggtacattatcatatatttaatttaacaccacaagattcaaaaatcttctttaaAACTCCGCacccagtcaaactaagacaaacaaattgaaatagagggagtaataaGTAAGATAGGTCGCAGCACCACTCACATTTCATCCACATTTGGATGGTAAATCCTGTTAACAAAACCAATGGAAGGTGACTTGTAAGGATAAGCATCCGGGAGCTCTACCCTCACTTTCCATACACCTCCCTGATAAGGACCTATTGTAATCATCAAGAAACAAGATTGTTAGACGCAATCAAAGACGGTCATTTTGTGATCGAACTTCCAAAAACAATCTCAATAATCAAGCAGCTGACATCCTCATTCAGAAAAATCAACAATCTTGCATACTATCAGTCAATCACTACAGACGCAGTTAACTATAAAATACATAAATCCATTATAAAGAATGAGACCTAGAAAAGAGTTCTTAATTCTGCAAcctgaaaataatttaaattagcagcaacaaaacaactcccaaatttCTTCCGGAATATTGTCAAAACCTATGTTGCTCGTCTCCAAAAATGTTGCTacacccgtgtcggatcctccaaaaatgaactacttttggagaatccgacacgCACCCAGCAGCATTTTTGAAGAGTTCGAGTAACATAAGTCCAAACGGCTAATTCGCAACAGAACATAAAATAATGTGATCAATTTCTACAACAAAAATGAAATGGCATGAATAGAGTGAAGTTTATACAacggattcatatagccgaccccAACTAGTCCGTAAATGAAGCATAGTTGATCAACTATTAGTGCTAAAAAACATGACATGAACCAAAATATTCAcagaaaaacaagtttttgggTGCAAAATTGAACTTCACAGCAACatgttttttcctctttttattGAAAGTTCATATCTTTACAGCTAAATCAGAAACATATAAGCTAAACACAGCTGATCAAGAAAGGATCAAacccaaaaacaagaaaacaaaacctagctaagattaaaaaaaaaaaaaaaaatacacacacATTTGCACATAAAAATGAGCAACAAGATCATAAATGGGTAAGAAACTGATTATTTACTCTCTTTGGGTCCATGAAATTCCACATAGAATTCTTGCATTCCATCATTAATCATCTCCACTTTGTAGTCACTCATCatcctaaaaaaaattcaagaaaacaaaaacccacttaaatataaagaaaactaaaacaacccatcaacaaaaaaaattataaattaagtaAATTTGAGTTTCAATTTACAGTTTCATCATCCTAaatttttccaagaaaacaaAAACCCACTTAAATATAAGGAAAACTAAAACAAcccatcaacaaaaaaaattataacttaagtaaattTGAGTTTCAATTTACAGTTTCAGCCATCCTAAATTTTTACAAGAAAATGAATACCCacttaaataaaaacaaaactaaaccaacccatcaacaaaaaaattaaaatttaagtaaatttGAGTGTCAAGTTACAGTTTCATCAAGTCCATCTCTCTACGTTTGCTAGGTGAAGACATGATTTTgatcacttcttttttttttttttcctctttttgctTTTATCAACCACTGCAATTGGGATTTGAGAATTATGGGATTTTAGGTATATATAGGTGTGAAGAACTGAGAGAAATTCTTTAGATTGATAGTAATAGGGCGGTTTAAGACAAGATTGATTAAAAGGAGGGACTTCTTGTGTTATTTTATCAGTGGCTAATTGTCACTTTTGAGTCCTTATAATATTAATGTATTTACACTTTTGACCCTCcttattttttcaactttttaattcCAATGTAGTGTACACTTTAACctttttggtcctttaagtttgtcgAATATTAACATTTTTAGTCTCTGTAAAATTTAGCCGAACTCTATTTGCTAGATTGAGGGAACAGTGgggaaaaaatatttaagtaTAAGCATCAAGAAAGTCTTATCAATTCTTAAAATatgcaacacaaaaaaataCACGAGACGCTAAAAGGATATAAGAAATAGTATACATTACACCTTAAAAAGTTGCATTAGACTCTAGAAATAATGGCGGAGCCACATGTACTCTGGGTGTTTTAATTGACACCTTTGGTCGGAAATTACATTGTGTAGCTAGGTAAaaatttctttatatatatatatatatatactgtatatTGATTCCCCTTGACTTCTTCGTGAGTTTACCCTTTTATACTTTGACACCTCTTAGTGAAAATTCTGACGCCGCCGTCATTTaggaataaatttaaaataacaggaattacaaaaattatacCTCTAATTCGGTAAATATTTGATGGAGACCTTttgcaaacttaaaggaccattagtgttaagtgcatacttaagtgACTATTTTGAGCCTACCCTTAAATACAAGAGAccattttttatcattttctctgTAAAGCCTGATAACTTTTCtgcaaaattttaattattctatttttaGAAATGTGAAATATCAAAGGCATACGGTATATCTAATGACTTGGGGAGAAAGTAATTATAAGAGATAAGTAGAATTTAATTCCAAGGCAAATCCAGTTAAATTCAAACAGGAAAGTTATTTGAGAGAACTCAATTCTTGGAAAATTATGCCAACGTATATATAATGTCGTTGTTGTGATTTACCAGAGCGAATTTACAGGAATATTGAATTTTGTAAGATATTGGAATAGCTATTATGGCGGTGGGAAGAAAACATAAATGAGataattataaattaattaCAAGGAGCACAAAGTTCgactaaatttaatttttcgttttatttttcatgttgaGTAGATTTCATTCGTTGTCACTTATCAAATACAGTCTGGTGAATATCAAGTTATGAAAGTTATTATAATTATCATCTATACCACATATACTGtgtatttaaataaatattgttattatttctaAAGTCGGGATTTcttgttgaaatgaataaaatggtGACAATGTTAGAGCACATCttaaaatgttttgaaaataaattctttgGTTATGGAACTTTTATAGATATTAAAATTACGATTTAGGAGAAACATATTGATTATATCTCCATGGAACAAAGTTAAAGTTACATGTCAAAGACcttataatatttttgaaaCCACGTTCAATTTTTTAGTCGAAGGTATTTTAAAAGACTACATTGTACTAGGTGTGTCACTTCGTTTAGCACCTAGACATGTGTCATTGCCACCATTACACAATCTTGACACAAATCCACTATAATAATCTTTCCCTTAACCTATGCACACCTAACTTATGCTCcctccgtttacttttacttgttccgtattttaaaaatagattttcatttttacttgtcacttttagcatatcaagataagacaatttatattttcatggtTTACTCATAGTATTaaatactcacttcaaatcatttttcaaatccaataaaaatatacaccaattaatatgggtacattgataaattatacatatcatttattatttcttaaggggtgtgtatAGTTAaaagtagacaagtaaaagtgaacggagggagtatgttaTTGTTCCCATTGTAGTGAGCATAATTGAGTGATCCAACAAAAGAAGGCATTGGATAAGTAGAAgaaagtattttaaaaaaaaaaagtacctaACTACTAGTAATGGTAATATGGAAGCATATGACGAATTGTGGAGACATGGGgaactaaaaaaaattgcattactctttttcttttggatcgCTCTGAAACCTACAATTAAGTTGCTTGAAATTAGATGAATTAGTCTTTGTTGGCCACTTTATGGTAGTGTTTTTGAAAATATCTattatcatgaaattttaaatttcataagTAAAACTATATAACAATATTAGGATATGATTATTTATATCTGTAGACATCGaaattttaattgaattaattCATATAAAATTTGGATTAAATTCCAAGTTATTGAcatgttgaccaagtcaaatttTGGTTAATAAAGTCGGATTAATTGTGTAAGTCAAAATTACACGACTTGAATGAAATCTAAATTGCATTTGGGTTAGTCTTTTAAGTTGACAAGATAAGCCCAACTCATGTTCTTCAAGCCCAAGGTCCGCTAGAATTATTTGGAGACCAAAATACCTCAAGCTCTAGCTCACACATATATAAAGGGATCACACGTTCCCTTTTGAAGACATCTTGAAAGTTGCAT
It includes:
- the LOC132030556 gene encoding ubiquitin-conjugating enzyme E2 5 isoform X2; translated protein: MSSPSKRREMDLMKLMMSDYKVEMINDGMQEFYVEFHGPKESPYQGGVWKVRVELPDAYPYKSPSIGFVNRIYHPNVDEMSGSVCLDVINQTWSPMFDLVNVFEVFLPQLLLYPNPSDPLNGEAAALMMRDRTTYDQRVKGAFPVANFYLLLRMWCNGVLQ
- the LOC132030556 gene encoding ubiquitin-conjugating enzyme E2 5 isoform X1; protein product: MSSPSKRREMDLMKLMMSDYKVEMINDGMQEFYVEFHGPKESPYQGGVWKVRVELPDAYPYKSPSIGFVNRIYHPNVDEMSGSVCLDVINQTWSPMFDLVNVFEVFLPQLLLYPNPSDPLNGEAAALMMRDRTTYDQRVKEYCEKYAKSEDAGAVPEEKSSDEEVSEEEDASSDDEIAGKADP